Proteins found in one Fulvitalea axinellae genomic segment:
- a CDS encoding T9SS type A sorting domain-containing protein, translated as MSNSVYRFLLFTLAFLLYSTYTWAQTVVSGVISEDTEWTLEGSPYIISGKVGVMSGVRLKINPGVSVVAEYERKPNMDGCILLVKGVIVAQGQVGEEVDFDALEIHFREANLDESKMSHISVPNGGGIQLGDLLRSDGNQSGENNGTLLINHSSFGKSSFVRTSGYKTTAKLILDHCKLNDSDVIGMSPTGEHIFLENCVVNNTRVGSYSSNMKLLLKNTQFDNTIFDLGNLKFDDCVVKTSLIRSSDTNALSIYNSKFVKTKFNIGRTKLIIKGSSVMAEGTTLRVETAQLEDNTFRFKSDKPLFELWTRTNTTKSVITRNTFYTKTGVFSVRGIVPASVITQNNFFNKSGYVLYNHSSYNLTAIENYWGSSEEEIKLNIFDFYDDIDRGEVDYSNFKITPLTNVALHSSVSKPLNVIKGLTIDGTKVSWSWEGKMSDLAGFRIYKGDDKVKIKEVSSNGRNCILPDVGLGEKIYITAINHDADGVDDLFDDDESVFSEEAKLFVNPVVQKPQTACDDKLILVTYKETTKVEVAQDIKIQLSDASGDFSHPTALRYSEIEGRRFTYNIPQGLSPEGSYRFRLYSELYEMFSEATDLLIPVKPTANFLVKKSGNVYEQIVVKFQGEARREAVFNWDLNGGEVVSQKAGGEYVVQWQQEGEKKITLTIDDNGCLSDPVSHTILVVEKPVPEKEDLPTITQNCLVESLEAPKAISSTFGEIKGTTTTSFPIRKANEDLVVVWTYDDEHGALVAQEQIVRVVDTSMPVLEVDELPVIVSECELVELQAPKAIDNCKGEIEATTNTVFPISKIGDTEITWTFDDGNGNIVHQKQIVRIEDNKAPVPVVQTLPTFFADCSAISPEAPKAIDECQGEILGVPDVTFPITTPGEVLITWYYTDSNNYQSKQTQLLVLKQDLTGPIPNIENLPTVESQCEVTKLDYPKAMDNCSGEIQGTTTVEFPITKQGDTEVIWQFEDENGNVSEQTQIVRITDTESPEPLLPTLPLMESQCEITKLDSPKATDNCSGEVLGTTTVEFPITKQGDTKVIWRFEDENGNVSEQTQIVRITDTESPEPLLATLPLIESQCEVTKLDYPKAMDNCSGEVQGTTTVEFPITKQGDTEVIWRFEDENGNVSEQTQIVRITDTENPAPSEIELPTIERWCAIESLPAPTADDNCAGVIIAKTETEFPVSEIGETKVVWSFDDGNGHVVTQEQIVRIHQIDKQIDLQGEQLVARELDAEYQWMNLTKGLSVKNETNRLFTFTEEGEYAVTIIKEGCEVQSDSKTVRILGLENEMKDEVAFAPNPSDGVVDIKSSTVILNVRLLDLNGNVVLERSGSGKSLKLNAKTRCSAGIYVLEVRTQEGTVRERIAFR; from the coding sequence ATGAGTAATTCAGTTTATCGTTTTCTACTTTTTACGTTAGCGTTTCTTCTTTATTCAACATATACATGGGCGCAGACAGTGGTTTCAGGTGTGATTTCTGAAGATACTGAGTGGACCTTGGAGGGGTCGCCTTATATTATTTCTGGGAAGGTTGGGGTGATGAGTGGTGTGAGGCTAAAAATAAACCCAGGTGTTTCAGTGGTTGCAGAGTATGAGCGTAAGCCAAATATGGATGGGTGCATTTTGTTGGTTAAGGGGGTAATTGTTGCTCAAGGACAAGTAGGTGAGGAGGTTGATTTTGATGCATTAGAAATCCACTTCAGAGAAGCGAACCTAGACGAATCAAAAATGTCACATATCTCGGTGCCAAATGGTGGAGGAATACAACTCGGAGACTTACTGCGTTCGGATGGAAACCAAAGTGGTGAAAATAATGGAACTTTATTGATAAATCACTCTAGTTTTGGAAAAAGTAGTTTTGTAAGAACTAGTGGGTATAAGACGACAGCAAAGTTGATCTTAGATCATTGCAAGCTCAATGATTCTGACGTAATAGGTATGTCTCCGACTGGAGAGCATATTTTTTTGGAGAATTGTGTTGTTAATAATACTCGGGTAGGGTCATATTCAAGTAATATGAAATTGCTTTTGAAGAATACTCAATTTGATAATACAATTTTTGATTTAGGTAATTTGAAATTTGACGATTGTGTTGTTAAAACATCTCTAATAAGGTCATCAGATACCAATGCGTTAAGTATTTACAACTCGAAATTTGTAAAAACTAAATTTAATATTGGTAGAACTAAACTTATTATTAAAGGGTCAAGTGTAATGGCTGAAGGTACGACATTGAGGGTGGAGACTGCTCAGCTTGAAGATAATACTTTTAGGTTTAAGTCTGATAAGCCACTTTTTGAGTTGTGGACTAGAACCAATACGACAAAATCAGTAATTACTCGGAATACTTTCTATACAAAAACAGGCGTATTTTCGGTCAGAGGAATTGTTCCAGCATCGGTGATAACTCAAAATAATTTTTTTAACAAAAGTGGATATGTTTTATACAACCACTCCAGTTACAATTTAACGGCAATTGAAAATTATTGGGGTAGCTCTGAAGAAGAAATTAAGCTGAATATTTTTGATTTTTATGATGATATAGATAGAGGGGAGGTTGACTATTCTAATTTTAAGATTACTCCGTTGACGAATGTTGCTTTACACAGTTCAGTGTCAAAGCCATTGAATGTGATTAAGGGGCTCACAATAGACGGAACGAAGGTTTCGTGGTCTTGGGAAGGAAAAATGTCTGATTTAGCTGGGTTCCGAATATATAAAGGAGATGATAAAGTAAAAATAAAAGAAGTTTCAAGTAATGGCCGAAATTGTATTTTACCAGATGTAGGTCTTGGTGAAAAGATTTATATAACAGCCATCAATCACGATGCGGACGGAGTAGACGATTTATTCGATGACGACGAAAGTGTTTTTTCAGAAGAGGCCAAATTATTTGTTAATCCCGTTGTTCAAAAGCCCCAGACAGCTTGTGATGATAAGTTGATTTTGGTAACCTATAAGGAGACAACGAAAGTTGAAGTTGCCCAAGATATTAAAATTCAGTTGTCTGATGCCTCAGGGGATTTTAGTCACCCGACAGCTTTGCGATATAGTGAAATTGAAGGACGTCGTTTTACTTATAATATTCCTCAAGGTCTATCTCCAGAGGGAAGTTACCGTTTCAGGTTGTATTCTGAATTATATGAGATGTTTTCAGAAGCAACAGATCTACTAATACCAGTAAAGCCGACAGCGAATTTTTTAGTGAAAAAAAGCGGAAATGTATATGAGCAAATTGTAGTTAAATTTCAGGGGGAAGCTCGGCGAGAGGCTGTGTTTAATTGGGATTTAAATGGGGGCGAAGTTGTATCGCAAAAAGCAGGAGGTGAATATGTGGTTCAATGGCAACAGGAAGGCGAAAAGAAAATCACATTGACTATTGATGATAATGGTTGTTTATCGGATCCTGTAAGCCACACGATATTGGTTGTTGAAAAGCCTGTTCCTGAGAAAGAAGATTTGCCAACAATCACTCAAAACTGTTTAGTTGAGTCGTTAGAAGCCCCAAAAGCGATAAGTTCTACATTTGGTGAAATTAAAGGTACAACGACGACCTCGTTTCCAATTAGGAAAGCGAACGAAGATCTTGTTGTTGTATGGACTTATGATGATGAGCATGGGGCGCTCGTTGCTCAAGAACAAATAGTTAGAGTTGTCGATACTTCAATGCCGGTTTTAGAGGTTGATGAATTACCCGTTATTGTATCTGAGTGTGAATTAGTGGAATTACAGGCTCCTAAAGCTATTGATAACTGTAAGGGTGAGATTGAAGCGACTACTAATACCGTTTTTCCAATCAGTAAGATAGGGGATACGGAAATTACATGGACTTTTGATGATGGAAACGGAAATATTGTTCATCAAAAGCAAATTGTTCGGATAGAGGATAACAAGGCGCCTGTTCCCGTTGTGCAGACTTTGCCTACTTTTTTTGCTGATTGTTCTGCTATTTCTCCGGAAGCTCCAAAAGCAATTGATGAATGCCAAGGTGAAATCTTGGGGGTTCCGGATGTTACATTTCCGATTACAACTCCAGGGGAAGTGCTGATTACATGGTACTATACAGATTCTAATAATTATCAGAGCAAACAAACACAGTTGTTGGTTCTAAAGCAGGACTTAACGGGCCCTATTCCTAATATTGAGAACCTGCCAACAGTAGAAAGCCAATGCGAGGTTACGAAATTGGATTATCCTAAAGCTATGGATAATTGTTCTGGAGAAATACAAGGCACAACAACCGTTGAATTTCCTATAACCAAGCAAGGCGATACGGAAGTGATCTGGCAATTTGAGGACGAAAACGGCAATGTAAGCGAGCAAACCCAGATCGTTCGAATAACGGATACGGAGTCACCCGAGCCATTGTTGCCGACATTACCTTTAATGGAAAGCCAATGTGAGATTACGAAATTGGATTCTCCTAAAGCTACGGATAACTGTTCTGGAGAGGTACTAGGCACAACAACCGTTGAATTCCCGATCACCAAGCAAGGCGATACGAAAGTGATCTGGCGATTCGAGGATGAAAACGGTAATGTAAGCGAGCAAACCCAGATCGTTCGAATAACAGATACTGAGTCACCCGAGCCATTGTTAGCGACATTACCTTTAATAGAAAGCCAATGCGAGGTTACGAAATTGGATTATCCTAAAGCTATGGATAATTGTTCAGGAGAGGTACAAGGGACAACAACCGTTGAATTCCCGATCACCAAGCAAGGCGATACGGAAGTGATCTGGCGTTTTGAGGACGAAAACGGCAATGTAAGCGAGCAAACCCAGATAGTTCGAATTACAGATACAGAAAACCCTGCTCCTTCAGAAATCGAGCTTCCTACTATAGAGCGTTGGTGTGCTATTGAGAGCTTGCCAGCGCCTACCGCAGATGATAATTGCGCTGGTGTAATAATTGCGAAGACGGAAACGGAATTCCCGGTTTCGGAAATCGGTGAGACTAAGGTTGTCTGGTCTTTCGATGACGGAAACGGTCATGTTGTTACTCAGGAACAAATTGTCCGGATTCATCAAATTGATAAGCAAATTGATTTGCAGGGTGAGCAATTGGTTGCCCGCGAGCTTGATGCGGAGTACCAATGGATGAATCTCACGAAAGGCTTATCTGTCAAAAATGAAACGAATAGGTTGTTTACTTTTACGGAAGAAGGCGAATACGCTGTTACGATCATTAAGGAAGGCTGTGAGGTACAGTCCGATTCCAAAACGGTTAGAATTTTGGGCCTTGAAAATGAGATGAAGGACGAGGTTGCCTTTGCGCCAAACCCTTCGGATGGTGTAGTGGATATTAAGTCGTCGACTGTAATTCTTAATGTGCGTCTTTTGGACTTGAATGGGAATGTGGTTTTGGAAAGGAGCGGAAGTGGAAAGAGCTTGAAATTGAATGCGAAAACAAGATGTTCCGCTGGAATCTACGTTTTGGAGGTTCGCACGCAAGAAGGGACAGTGAGAGAGCGTATCGCCTTCAGATAG